From Dehalococcoidia bacterium, the proteins below share one genomic window:
- the eno gene encoding phosphopyruvate hydratase, producing MTVAVIEEVRAREILDSRGNPTVKVHVRLSDGTLGHAAVPSGASTGAHEALELRDGDKARFGGLGVLRVVENIEQEIGSALIGMPCQEQVAIDERMIELDGTPNKSRLGANAILGVSLAVAHAAAKSLELPLYRYIGGEEACTLPVPMMNILNGGKHAADATDFQEFMIVPLGTQRFAHALRICAEVYQSLKQVLQSKGLSTNVGDEGGFAPRLSSNKEAVELILAAIEAAGYKPGADCFIALDPAASEFFQGDEYILAREGLSLSRAEMVDYYVKLVSEYPIISIEDGMAEDDWDSWRMLMDKMGGKVQLIGDDLYVTSVPRLARGIREKASNSILIKLNQVGTLTQTIEAIDMAQKAKWTAVVSHRSGETEDVTIADLAVAKNTGFIKAGAPCRSERLAKYNRLLSIEEELGERARYPGMSALYNLAK from the coding sequence ATGACGGTGGCGGTAATTGAGGAAGTGAGAGCCAGGGAGATCCTCGATTCCCGTGGCAATCCCACGGTGAAGGTTCATGTAAGGCTCTCCGATGGTACCCTGGGGCACGCCGCGGTGCCTTCAGGGGCCTCCACCGGCGCCCACGAGGCACTGGAGCTTCGCGATGGCGATAAGGCCCGGTTCGGTGGGTTGGGAGTGCTCCGGGTGGTGGAGAATATCGAGCAGGAGATCGGATCTGCACTTATCGGGATGCCTTGCCAGGAGCAGGTGGCCATAGATGAGCGGATGATCGAGCTCGATGGCACGCCAAACAAATCCCGGCTCGGTGCCAACGCTATTTTAGGCGTCTCCCTCGCTGTCGCCCATGCCGCCGCCAAATCTCTGGAGCTCCCTCTCTATCGCTACATCGGCGGCGAGGAGGCGTGCACCCTGCCCGTGCCTATGATGAATATCCTGAACGGCGGAAAGCACGCTGCGGACGCGACCGATTTCCAGGAGTTCATGATCGTCCCGCTGGGGACACAGCGCTTTGCCCACGCCCTCCGGATATGCGCCGAGGTTTATCAGTCCCTGAAGCAGGTGCTCCAGAGCAAGGGGCTGAGTACCAATGTCGGCGATGAAGGCGGTTTCGCACCCCGCTTGAGCTCCAACAAAGAGGCGGTTGAGTTGATACTCGCCGCTATCGAGGCGGCAGGCTATAAGCCCGGCGCCGATTGTTTCATTGCCCTCGACCCGGCAGCCAGCGAGTTTTTCCAGGGCGACGAATATATACTTGCCAGGGAGGGCCTCTCCCTCTCCAGAGCCGAGATGGTAGATTACTACGTGAAATTGGTATCCGAATACCCCATTATCAGCATCGAGGATGGTATGGCGGAGGACGATTGGGACAGTTGGCGGATGCTCATGGATAAGATGGGAGGAAAAGTCCAGCTCATTGGCGATGATCTTTATGTCACCAGTGTGCCACGCCTCGCCCGCGGCATCAGGGAGAAGGCATCCAATTCCATCCTCATCAAGCTCAACCAGGTTGGCACCCTTACCCAGACCATCGAGGCTATCGATATGGCGCAGAAAGCGAAATGGACAGCGGTGGTGAGCCACCGCTCCGGCGAGACCGAGGATGTCACCATCGCCGACCTCGCCGTAGCCAAGAACACTGGCTTTATCAAGGCAGGCGCCCCCTGTCGCTCGGAGCGCCTGGCCAAATATAACCGCCTGCTCAGCATCGAGGAGGAGCTAGGAGAGCGCGCCCGCTACCCGGGTATGAGCGCGCTGTACAATTTGGCAAAATGA
- a CDS encoding 2-hydroxyacyl-CoA dehydratase, which translates to MTTIGITTTVPIEVLLAAGYRPVDLNNVFISDPDPERLVNIAERAGFPINCCTWIKGIYGVVMEQGIDTVLCVTTGDCSNTIMLMEVLKLKGLNVIPFAYPDHPDALRMQNCLESLAETLGTTVETAVNIRKELEKARRLAHELDELTWNGNASGWENHFWLVSTSDFMGDLDEYERQLGQLLTECHERDEREGRNMLRLAYIGVPPIFARDLYHFLESQGARVVFNEIQRQFAMPRYGNRRNSLAQQYSSYTYPYSIFDRLNDILPQFRERRVDAVIHYVQAFCHRGIGDIIFRHRIDLPILTLEGNNDYTLTAHLKTRIEAFLDMVRRRHTITGGARKSQAPFFEIAGLVPTAGESSEFTSAMPGSRRRPSL; encoded by the coding sequence ATGACCACTATTGGCATTACAACCACAGTCCCTATAGAGGTGCTCCTGGCAGCGGGCTACCGGCCCGTTGACCTGAATAATGTCTTTATCTCCGACCCGGACCCGGAAAGGCTGGTTAATATCGCAGAGAGGGCGGGCTTTCCCATCAATTGCTGCACCTGGATCAAGGGCATATACGGTGTCGTCATGGAGCAGGGCATCGATACCGTGCTCTGCGTCACCACCGGCGATTGCTCCAACACCATCATGCTCATGGAAGTATTAAAACTCAAGGGACTCAACGTAATCCCCTTCGCCTACCCCGACCATCCCGATGCTCTTCGTATGCAGAATTGCCTGGAATCTCTTGCCGAGACCTTGGGTACAACAGTTGAAACGGCTGTGAATATTCGAAAAGAGCTAGAAAAAGCGAGGAGGCTGGCCCATGAGCTCGATGAGCTCACCTGGAATGGTAACGCGAGCGGGTGGGAGAACCACTTCTGGCTGGTTTCCACCTCCGATTTCATGGGAGACCTTGATGAATACGAAAGACAACTGGGTCAGCTTTTAACCGAATGTCACGAGCGAGATGAACGAGAAGGGCGAAATATGCTGCGTCTGGCCTATATCGGCGTTCCCCCTATCTTCGCCAGGGACCTGTACCATTTCCTTGAAAGCCAGGGGGCCAGGGTGGTATTCAACGAAATTCAGCGTCAGTTCGCCATGCCCCGCTATGGCAATCGGCGAAATTCACTCGCCCAGCAATACTCAAGCTATACATACCCCTACTCCATATTCGACAGGCTCAACGACATCCTGCCACAATTTCGAGAGCGCCGGGTGGACGCCGTCATCCACTATGTTCAGGCCTTCTGTCATCGCGGAATAGGAGACATCATCTTTCGCCACCGCATTGACCTGCCCATCCTGACCCTGGAGGGGAATAACGACTATACGCTTACCGCACACCTTAAGACCAGGATCGAGGCCTTTCTGGACATGGTGAGGCGTCGCCATACCATTACCGGTGGGGCGAGGAAATCACAAGCACCATTCTTTGAGATTGCGGGGCTTGTCCCGACCGCCGGGGAGAGTTCCGAGTTCACTTCGGCTATGCCCGGCAGCAGGCGTAGACCCTCGCTATAA
- the gap gene encoding type I glyceraldehyde-3-phosphate dehydrogenase, with translation MTTRIGINGFGRIGRQILRAVNENHTGKLEVVALNDLTDTRTNAHLLRHDSTYGAYPGKVEATEDAIVVDGKPVKVLSERDPSKIAWAEYGIEVVVESTGLFTDAARAAAHLEGGAKKVIISAPAKGEDVTIVLGVNESHYDPKKHRVISNASCTTNCIAPVAKVLHQSFGIEMGLMSTIHAYTNDQRILDQFHTDLRRARSAAMNIIPTTTGAAKAVTLVIPELAGRIHGMAYRVPVPTVSVVDFVATLSKGATADEINEAFKKAAAGPLKGILEFCNEELVSMDFKGNPSSAIFDAPATIVIGGSMVKVLAWYDNEWAYSCRVADLVAFIAKQGL, from the coding sequence ATGACAACAAGGATCGGCATAAACGGCTTTGGCAGAATCGGGAGGCAGATACTCAGGGCGGTCAATGAAAACCATACCGGAAAGCTTGAGGTGGTCGCCCTCAATGACCTGACGGACACCAGGACCAACGCCCATCTTCTAAGGCATGACTCTACCTACGGTGCATACCCCGGCAAGGTGGAGGCAACCGAGGATGCCATCGTCGTCGATGGCAAGCCGGTGAAGGTGCTTTCCGAGCGCGACCCCAGTAAGATTGCCTGGGCTGAATACGGGATCGAGGTGGTGGTGGAGTCCACCGGGCTCTTTACCGATGCAGCCAGGGCTGCCGCCCACCTGGAGGGCGGGGCCAAGAAGGTCATCATCTCCGCCCCGGCGAAGGGGGAGGATGTGACCATCGTCCTGGGGGTCAATGAAAGCCACTATGACCCCAAAAAGCATCGCGTCATATCAAATGCCTCCTGCACCACCAACTGCATCGCCCCCGTGGCCAAGGTACTTCACCAGTCCTTTGGCATCGAAATGGGACTCATGTCCACCATCCACGCCTACACCAACGACCAGCGGATACTGGACCAGTTCCATACGGACCTGAGGCGAGCGCGGTCAGCGGCAATGAACATCATTCCCACCACCACCGGCGCGGCAAAGGCGGTCACCTTGGTCATCCCCGAGCTGGCGGGCAGGATTCACGGCATGGCCTACCGCGTGCCCGTCCCCACCGTATCCGTGGTGGACTTCGTCGCCACGCTCAGTAAAGGAGCAACTGCAGATGAGATTAATGAGGCATTCAAAAAGGCTGCTGCAGGCCCGTTGAAGGGTATCCTCGAGTTCTGCAATGAGGAACTGGTGAGCATGGACTTCAAGGGAAACCCTTCAAGCGCCATCTTCGATGCGCCGGCAACGATAGTGATCGGTGGTAGCATGGTGAAGGTGCTCGCATGGTATGACAATGAATGGGCCTATAGCTGCCGCGTCGCCGACCTGGTAGCCTTTATCGCAAAGCAGGGGCTTTAG
- a CDS encoding radical SAM protein: MRVLLMSTPYPLEENPIPPLSLSYLAAMLQSEGIEVQILDLLVSQHSARKIRDKLEEYQPGMVGATCVTLNSPIASRNLKVCKDFDPSIVTMLGGPHASFALKETLLRARWIDVIVIGEGERTLVELVRALEKGKDIRQVAGIAFREDNRVVKTEPRPLIENLDELPPPARHLLPLSKYRAIDSPCTVITSRGCPYRCIFCSGPRLFGRRVRFRDPRLVVDEIEQLHKGFGFEKLNIVDDTFTLNHRHAQEVCDEIMRRNLKFQWNVFARADTVTAELLNRMRKAGCSWLLYGAESASPEILKTIKKGTTPDDIRQGTRLATEAGIGVFNSFIFGLPGESPETACLSLAFAHELNRDYDAKYGFHLLSPLPGTELYEKPKDYGLRILSRNWAKYNANEPITETATMSPQQVLQHMADYDRIIAYVWQQIKDKAAEGDPVCAEEVRQKASIEFIWKILKGDVIERLDHMKDGGDPVGQLAQRISRKMDVPLDVAEREMGRLVQMGLIQRESANGRSIWQWV; this comes from the coding sequence ATGCGCGTACTGCTTATGAGTACTCCCTATCCCCTTGAAGAGAACCCCATCCCACCGCTCTCCCTGAGCTACCTCGCCGCAATGCTCCAGAGTGAAGGTATTGAGGTCCAGATCCTGGACCTTCTAGTGTCCCAGCATTCAGCCCGCAAGATCAGGGATAAGCTTGAGGAATATCAGCCCGGGATGGTCGGCGCTACATGCGTAACCCTGAATTCACCCATCGCCTCCCGAAACCTGAAGGTATGCAAGGATTTTGACCCCAGCATCGTAACCATGCTCGGTGGTCCCCATGCCAGCTTCGCCCTCAAGGAGACCCTCCTCCGGGCCCGCTGGATCGATGTGATAGTAATAGGGGAGGGAGAGCGAACGCTGGTCGAGCTAGTGAGGGCCCTGGAGAAAGGCAAGGACATCCGGCAGGTGGCGGGGATCGCCTTCCGTGAGGATAATAGGGTGGTAAAAACCGAGCCCCGTCCCCTTATCGAGAACCTGGATGAACTCCCCCCCCCAGCGCGCCATCTCTTGCCCCTCTCCAAGTACCGCGCCATCGACTCTCCCTGCACTGTAATCACCAGCAGGGGTTGTCCCTACCGCTGCATCTTCTGCTCCGGGCCCCGGCTCTTCGGGCGCCGTGTCCGCTTCCGCGACCCCAGGCTGGTGGTCGATGAGATAGAGCAGCTCCATAAAGGGTTCGGTTTTGAGAAGTTAAACATCGTCGATGATACCTTCACCCTCAACCACCGCCACGCCCAAGAGGTCTGTGATGAAATCATGAGGCGCAACCTCAAGTTTCAGTGGAATGTCTTCGCCCGCGCCGATACTGTAACCGCGGAGCTACTTAACAGGATGAGAAAGGCTGGCTGCTCCTGGCTGCTCTACGGCGCTGAGTCAGCATCCCCCGAGATCTTGAAGACCATTAAGAAAGGGACCACCCCCGACGATATAAGGCAGGGAACCAGGCTCGCCACCGAGGCTGGGATCGGGGTGTTCAACTCCTTCATCTTCGGTCTGCCCGGTGAAAGCCCGGAGACCGCCTGCCTGTCGCTGGCTTTTGCCCATGAGCTTAACCGGGATTACGATGCCAAATATGGTTTCCACCTGCTATCCCCGCTGCCGGGAACCGAGCTGTATGAGAAGCCCAAAGACTATGGCCTGCGCATCCTTTCCCGAAACTGGGCCAAGTATAACGCCAATGAACCGATTACCGAGACTGCTACTATGAGCCCGCAACAGGTCCTTCAGCACATGGCCGACTACGACCGGATAATTGCCTATGTCTGGCAGCAGATAAAGGATAAGGCGGCGGAGGGGGATCCCGTCTGTGCGGAAGAGGTGAGACAAAAAGCGAGCATAGAGTTCATCTGGAAGATTCTCAAGGGCGATGTCATTGAGCGGCTGGATCATATGAAGGATGGCGGCGATCCAGTGGGACAGCTTGCTCAGCGCATATCGCGCAAGATGGATGTCCCGTTGGATGTGGCCGAGCGGGAGATGGGGAGACTGGTGCAGATGGGGCTTATCCAGCGCGAATCGGCGAACGGAAGATCAATATGGCAGTGGGTCTAG
- a CDS encoding Mrp/NBP35 family ATP-binding protein gives MAVGLEDIETALSGILLPQPKRSLTQLNMVRDIGVSEGSVKLTLALTVLSAAERERVQERVRAAIEAIPGVKELAIELVEQPLQELNQFDRVIAVMSGKGGVGKSLVTALLAIALTRHGHQVGILDADITGPSIPKMFGLKARPTGSENGILPVETRSGISVMSLNLLLPHEDDAVIWRGPLLAKAITQFWQEVLWGKLDCLLVDLPPGTADIPLTVMQSLPLSGVVIVSTPQDLANMVVRKAVHMAHKLNVHISGVVENMSYLVSPETGKRIELFGRSRGEEMASEAEAPLLGQIPVDPELAALCDSGDIERYNSEPFTSLSSAFIQALPASSRPAEDQTGK, from the coding sequence ATGGCAGTGGGTCTAGAGGATATCGAAACTGCGCTGAGTGGAATACTCCTCCCTCAACCCAAGCGAAGCCTTACACAGCTTAACATGGTTAGGGACATCGGGGTATCTGAGGGAAGTGTGAAGCTCACCCTTGCCCTGACTGTCCTGAGTGCTGCTGAGAGGGAGCGGGTTCAGGAAAGGGTACGCGCTGCCATTGAGGCTATCCCCGGGGTGAAAGAGCTAGCCATCGAGCTTGTGGAGCAGCCGCTCCAGGAGCTTAACCAGTTCGACCGCGTTATAGCAGTTATGAGCGGTAAGGGCGGCGTGGGGAAATCGCTGGTCACCGCCCTGCTCGCCATCGCCCTCACCCGTCACGGGCATCAGGTGGGCATCCTGGATGCGGATATAACCGGACCCAGCATACCCAAGATGTTTGGCCTGAAGGCTCGTCCCACTGGGAGTGAGAACGGCATCCTGCCGGTAGAGACGAGGTCCGGGATATCGGTCATGTCCCTCAACCTGCTCTTGCCTCACGAGGACGACGCCGTTATCTGGAGAGGGCCCTTGCTTGCCAAGGCTATCACCCAGTTCTGGCAGGAGGTACTCTGGGGCAAGCTCGATTGCCTATTAGTTGACCTGCCCCCGGGCACCGCCGATATCCCCCTCACCGTGATGCAATCGCTCCCCCTTTCAGGCGTCGTTATCGTCTCCACACCTCAGGACCTGGCAAACATGGTGGTGCGCAAGGCGGTTCACATGGCGCACAAGCTAAACGTCCACATCTCAGGGGTGGTGGAGAATATGAGCTACCTGGTTAGCCCGGAGACGGGAAAGAGGATCGAGCTCTTTGGTCGGAGCAGGGGGGAGGAGATGGCAAGTGAGGCCGAGGCCCCCCTCCTGGGGCAAATCCCGGTAGACCCGGAACTCGCCGCGCTCTGCGACAGCGGCGATATCGAGCGCTACAACTCCGAGCCCTTCACTTCACTATCATCAGCCTTCATCCAGGCGCTGCCAGCCTCGTCCCGTCCCGCTGAGGACCAGACTGGTAAATAG
- a CDS encoding MBL fold metallo-hydrolase — protein MPLRITTLSENTAGRAGLLAEWGLSVLVETGDIKILLDTCASISVPHNASILGVDLSAIDKIVLSHGHYDHTGGLKEVLAKTGSVEIIAHPDVWAKKYIRFGERDVYIGIPFSRGELEGLGASFTLSPEPVWITDEIVTSGEIPMVEEYEVIEPNFYVKKTGEMRPDPFLDDRALIIVTDEGLVVILGCAHRGAVNTLRHAQQITGVELIHTVIGGTHLISASEERVLRTASAFQELGVQRVGVSHCTGLPASVLLAQQLGGSFFFNNTGTIITVP, from the coding sequence ATGCCGCTCCGCATAACCACCCTCAGCGAGAATACGGCGGGCAGAGCTGGACTGCTTGCTGAATGGGGCCTGAGCGTCCTGGTAGAAACGGGTGACATCAAGATACTCCTCGATACGTGCGCCAGCATCTCAGTGCCCCATAATGCTTCAATATTAGGGGTAGATCTGTCAGCGATCGATAAGATCGTGTTGAGCCATGGCCACTACGACCATACCGGTGGGCTCAAGGAGGTGCTTGCTAAGACAGGGTCAGTTGAGATAATTGCCCATCCCGATGTATGGGCTAAAAAATACATCCGGTTCGGCGAGCGTGATGTTTACATCGGCATTCCCTTCTCAAGGGGGGAACTCGAGGGCCTAGGTGCTTCCTTCACCCTGAGCCCGGAGCCGGTCTGGATCACGGATGAAATTGTGACCAGTGGCGAGATCCCGATGGTAGAGGAGTATGAAGTGATCGAGCCTAACTTCTATGTTAAGAAAACGGGCGAGATGCGCCCTGACCCCTTCTTGGACGACCGTGCACTCATCATCGTGACCGATGAGGGACTGGTGGTCATCCTGGGCTGTGCCCACCGCGGAGCGGTAAATACCCTGCGCCACGCCCAGCAGATAACCGGTGTAGAGCTGATTCACACAGTCATTGGCGGCACCCATCTTATCAGTGCCTCCGAGGAGCGTGTCCTGCGCACCGCTTCAGCCTTCCAGGAGCTTGGGGTACAGCGGGTCGGCGTTTCGCACTGCACCGGGCTGCCAGCTTCGGTGCTCCTCGCCCAGCAGCTCGGGGGATCCTTCTTCTTCAATAACACCGGCACCATCATAACCGTCCCGTAA
- a CDS encoding YtxH domain-containing protein, translating into MTEENKGHGFLTGLLIGGVIGAALTFWLVERTGQRGRQGLGVGSKASDLASYIKDEVSSKVKELIRRTIEEGSETARRTRDDIEERLREESEE; encoded by the coding sequence GTGACTGAGGAAAATAAGGGACACGGCTTTCTAACCGGCCTCCTCATTGGAGGGGTCATCGGCGCGGCACTCACTTTCTGGCTTGTAGAGCGGACGGGCCAGCGAGGGCGGCAGGGTTTGGGCGTCGGTAGCAAGGCGAGTGACCTTGCCAGTTATATTAAGGATGAGGTCTCAAGCAAAGTGAAGGAGCTAATCAGGCGGACTATCGAGGAGGGAAGCGAGACCGCCCGCAGGACCCGCGACGACATCGAGGAGAGGTTGAGGGAGGAAAGCGAAGAATAA
- the pheA gene encoding prephenate dehydratase, with translation MAKRIAYLGPPGTFTEEAALLHDKTAQLIPFPSIPAVAVAVASGMAEEGVVAIENSIEGSVTDTLDLLIHESGVLIRKELVLPIEHHLLVKPGTQASEVKVLFSHPQALGQCRQVIERCFPRVEVVAALSTAGAVEDMMASTHPAAAIGNRRAAELYGAEVLATGIQDRESNVTRFVVLAPTDHLPTGFDKTSLCFSFADDSPGVLCEVLQKFAQRSINLTKVESRPSKESLGRYIFLIDLEGHHDDPAVSEALEQVRQETSLFKLFGSYPRYGVK, from the coding sequence ATGGCAAAGAGGATTGCATATCTTGGTCCGCCGGGGACCTTCACCGAGGAGGCGGCGCTTCTTCATGATAAGACCGCCCAGCTAATCCCCTTCCCCAGCATCCCTGCGGTGGCGGTTGCGGTCGCTTCGGGGATGGCGGAGGAGGGGGTAGTGGCCATAGAGAACAGCATCGAGGGTTCGGTTACCGATACCCTTGACCTATTAATCCACGAGTCGGGTGTGCTCATTAGAAAGGAGCTGGTGCTGCCCATTGAGCACCACCTCCTGGTCAAACCGGGGACCCAGGCGAGTGAGGTGAAGGTGCTCTTCTCCCATCCTCAGGCACTGGGGCAGTGCCGCCAGGTCATTGAGCGCTGCTTTCCCAGGGTTGAGGTGGTGGCAGCCCTCTCCACCGCCGGCGCAGTGGAGGATATGATGGCCTCGACTCACCCTGCTGCCGCCATCGGCAACAGGCGGGCGGCCGAGCTTTATGGAGCAGAGGTCCTGGCCACTGGGATTCAGGATCGGGAATCCAATGTTACCCGCTTCGTGGTCCTGGCCCCTACAGATCACCTGCCAACCGGCTTTGACAAGACATCCCTCTGTTTCTCCTTCGCCGATGATAGTCCGGGGGTGCTCTGTGAGGTGCTACAAAAGTTCGCCCAGCGAAGTATCAACCTGACAAAGGTGGAATCCCGTCCCTCCAAGGAGAGCCTGGGAAGGTATATCTTCCTTATCGACCTGGAGGGTCACCACGATGACCCTGCCGTGAGCGAGGCGCTTGAGCAGGTGCGACAGGAAACCTCCCTCTTCAAGCTATTTGGCTCCTACCCGAGATACGGTGTAAAATAA
- a CDS encoding TrkA family potassium uptake protein translates to MYFIIVGGGKVGYYLSQALLSEGHEVLILEKDPARCGAICEQLGSVVVRGDGCEARTLGDAGTERADMLIAVTDEDEDNLVACQVAKHKFKVPRTIARINNPKNEALFKKLGIDVTISSTNIILEHIEEEVPIHPLVHLLTLKGGDLEVVEVNIPPSSSVVGKRMSEIDFPPDSVICLITGKSGAHVPTDDTILEADAQIVAVTKPEAEGALRVALTG, encoded by the coding sequence ATGTATTTTATTATAGTCGGTGGTGGTAAGGTAGGATACTACCTCTCCCAGGCCCTGTTGAGCGAGGGGCATGAGGTATTGATTCTGGAGAAGGACCCGGCGAGGTGTGGTGCAATCTGCGAGCAACTGGGGAGCGTGGTGGTGCGCGGCGATGGATGCGAGGCGCGAACCCTCGGCGATGCGGGGACGGAGCGGGCGGATATGCTCATTGCGGTTACCGACGAGGATGAGGATAATCTGGTCGCCTGCCAGGTAGCAAAGCACAAGTTCAAGGTGCCACGCACCATAGCGCGCATCAACAACCCAAAAAATGAAGCGCTATTTAAGAAGCTGGGCATAGATGTCACTATAAGCAGCACCAATATCATCCTGGAGCATATCGAGGAGGAGGTGCCCATACATCCCCTGGTCCACCTACTCACCTTAAAGGGGGGAGATCTAGAGGTCGTCGAGGTAAATATCCCCCCAAGTTCCTCGGTGGTAGGAAAGAGGATGAGCGAGATCGACTTCCCTCCCGATAGCGTGATCTGTCTCATAACCGGGAAGTCGGGTGCCCATGTGCCGACGGACGATACCATTTTGGAGGCAGATGCTCAGATAGTTGCGGTAACCAAGCCTGAGGCGGAGGGGGCACTGAGGGTAGCGCTCACAGGATAA
- a CDS encoding TrkA family potassium uptake protein translates to MNVVIMGCGRVGAQLAALLEEDGHKVTILDRDTYSFRWLPSAFKGTPLVGDGTDEESLKKAGIEEADAFVAVTQGDNRNVMAAQIAKDVFNVPKVVCRIYDPLREELYHTLGLETISPTKVGAQLLRDKVVG, encoded by the coding sequence GTGAATGTGGTGATCATGGGGTGCGGTAGGGTAGGTGCCCAGCTGGCTGCACTGTTGGAAGAAGATGGACATAAGGTTACCATTCTAGATAGGGATACATACAGCTTTCGCTGGCTTCCTTCAGCCTTTAAAGGCACACCATTGGTGGGCGACGGCACCGATGAGGAATCCCTTAAGAAGGCGGGGATCGAGGAGGCCGATGCCTTCGTTGCTGTAACCCAGGGAGATAATCGCAACGTGATGGCTGCTCAGATAGCAAAAGACGTATTTAATGTTCCCAAGGTGGTTTGTCGCATCTATGATCCCCTCCGTGAAGAGCTCTATCATACCCTGGGGCTGGAGACGATCAGCCCGACCAAGGTAGGGGCGCAACTGCTGCGGGATAAGGTAGTGGGCTAA
- a CDS encoding universal stress protein, translating into MFTKFLVPVTGKKADDDIVRTACVLARRSKGKVYVVHVIQVSRVLPLDAEVQPETQSGESVLANAEKIADMMDSQVETEILQARETGPAIVDEAVERGVDMIIMGLEYKKPFGEFDMGDTVPYILRNAPCRVLLWRGPMEEAEE; encoded by the coding sequence ATGTTTACCAAGTTTCTGGTGCCGGTAACCGGGAAGAAGGCGGATGACGATATAGTCAGGACCGCCTGCGTCCTCGCCCGGAGGAGCAAGGGGAAGGTCTACGTAGTCCATGTGATTCAGGTGAGCCGCGTCCTTCCATTGGATGCGGAGGTTCAGCCGGAGACCCAGAGCGGGGAGAGCGTGCTTGCCAATGCCGAGAAGATCGCTGATATGATGGATAGCCAGGTGGAAACGGAGATACTTCAGGCGCGGGAGACCGGTCCTGCCATAGTGGATGAGGCAGTGGAGCGGGGGGTGGACATGATCATCATGGGACTGGAATACAAGAAGCCCTTCGGTGAGTTCGACATGGGGGACACCGTTCCCTATATTCTGCGGAATGCCCCGTGCCGGGTGTTGCTCTGGAGGGGACCGATGGAGGAGGCTGAAGAGTGA
- a CDS encoding two pore domain potassium channel family protein: MGEEKPFEPVSRIRPGDEVLRRRREPRRRLRIAPNVPGFVRFLRVIVTQTPFLPMFTLLTVLWLLFSAGFYFAEHDANPEHVYSYGQALWWSLAAVETMGTPFKPLTTAGHIVGGIWAILGTMLFWGTIIASITVYFTRRREGTVKQIISTVEYNLERLDDLSLEELELLKETADRLIDGQIMRRKGEG, encoded by the coding sequence ATGGGAGAAGAAAAGCCTTTCGAGCCGGTTTCCAGGATTCGGCCCGGGGATGAGGTGCTCAGGAGAAGGAGGGAGCCCAGGAGAAGGCTGAGGATTGCGCCCAATGTCCCCGGGTTCGTTAGATTCCTCAGGGTCATTGTCACCCAGACCCCTTTTCTGCCCATGTTCACGCTGCTCACTGTCCTATGGCTGCTTTTCTCCGCCGGCTTCTACTTTGCCGAGCATGATGCCAATCCGGAACATGTATACTCTTATGGGCAGGCTTTGTGGTGGAGCCTGGCGGCGGTGGAGACGATGGGGACGCCCTTTAAACCGTTAACTACGGCGGGCCATATAGTCGGTGGCATATGGGCGATCCTGGGGACCATGCTCTTTTGGGGGACGATAATCGCCAGTATCACTGTCTACTTTACCCGGCGCAGGGAGGGTACGGTGAAACAGATCATCTCCACCGTGGAGTATAACCTGGAGCGGCTGGACGACCTGTCACTGGAGGAGCTGGAGCTTCTCAAGGAGACCGCCGATAGGCTCATCGATGGCCAGATCATGCGGCGTAAAGGGGAGGGTTGA